In a genomic window of Myxococcaceae bacterium JPH2:
- a CDS encoding chemotaxis protein CheW codes for MAPERAVATQARPEQEFFCFRVGDLRLGVPSENVLEVLRAGLLTPLPRTPSFVMGVTGHRGVVLPVVDLLRFLSKGEARIGPRTRLFVGVSGSFVAGVVADTVLGLRRIPVSEILPPPLGGDAAAEHLLGVVQASGTQEAINLLNFTKLLQTARQRAVAR; via the coding sequence ATGGCTCCGGAACGGGCTGTGGCCACCCAGGCCCGCCCGGAGCAGGAGTTCTTCTGCTTCCGCGTGGGTGACCTGCGGCTCGGTGTCCCCAGCGAGAACGTGCTGGAGGTGCTGCGCGCCGGGTTGCTCACCCCTCTGCCGCGCACCCCGTCCTTCGTCATGGGCGTCACCGGGCACCGCGGCGTGGTGCTCCCCGTGGTGGACCTGCTGCGTTTCCTCAGCAAGGGCGAGGCTCGCATCGGGCCGCGCACGCGCCTGTTCGTCGGCGTCAGCGGCAGCTTCGTGGCCGGTGTGGTGGCCGACACGGTGCTGGGCCTGCGGCGCATTCCGGTGTCGGAGATCCTCCCGCCGCCGCTCGGAGGAGACGCCGCCGCCGAGCACCTGCTGGGCGTGGTACAGGCCTCGGGCACCCAGGAGGCCATCAACCTCCTGAACTTCACCAAGCTTTTGCAGACCGCCAGACAGCGGGCGGTGGCGCGATGA
- a CDS encoding response regulator has product MSRVLVIDDSPMLVELTVRALTAAGYQAVGAQDLATLDQKLAEGPFSLIIMDVNMPEMFGDDVVEYLRRHKKVTATLVLYSDIPEAELAAKTKASGADGYILKSGGLEAVLGGVMQLIGAPALGVPAAVPASMASPTTPSAPSPTPAAAPAAPKTVAGGARKPRILIVDDSEMTARIIEADLVTKGFEVHVADTADKATKIILKKQTRPDLVLLDVRMPNVNGEQFCRFIKSNSLFKGIKVLLCSGENVEELQRICREAGADGYIPKDAVMSNLVAKELMPAGGE; this is encoded by the coding sequence ATGTCGCGCGTACTGGTCATTGATGACAGCCCGATGCTGGTGGAACTCACCGTCCGGGCCCTGACCGCCGCCGGCTATCAAGCGGTAGGCGCCCAGGACCTGGCCACGCTCGACCAGAAGCTCGCCGAGGGCCCGTTCTCGCTCATCATCATGGACGTCAACATGCCGGAGATGTTCGGCGACGACGTCGTCGAGTACCTGCGCCGGCACAAGAAGGTCACCGCGACCCTCGTGCTGTACTCGGACATCCCCGAGGCCGAGCTGGCCGCCAAGACGAAGGCCTCCGGCGCGGACGGCTACATCCTCAAGAGCGGCGGCCTGGAGGCAGTGCTCGGCGGGGTGATGCAGCTCATCGGGGCCCCCGCGCTGGGCGTTCCGGCGGCGGTGCCTGCCTCGATGGCCTCCCCCACGACGCCCTCGGCCCCCTCCCCCACCCCGGCGGCGGCTCCGGCCGCGCCCAAGACGGTGGCAGGCGGGGCGCGCAAGCCGCGCATCCTCATCGTGGATGACAGCGAGATGACCGCGCGGATCATCGAGGCCGACCTGGTGACCAAGGGCTTCGAGGTCCACGTCGCGGACACCGCCGACAAGGCCACGAAGATCATCCTGAAGAAGCAGACGCGCCCGGACCTGGTCCTCCTGGACGTGCGCATGCCCAACGTGAACGGCGAGCAGTTCTGCCGCTTCATCAAGAGCAACAGCCTCTTCAAGGGCATCAAGGTGCTGCTGTGCTCCGGCGAGAACGTCGAGGAGCTGCAGCGCATCTGCCGCGAGGCGGGCGCCGACGGCTACATCCCCAAGGACGCGGTGATGAGCAACCTGGTCGCCAAGGAGCTGATGCCCGCGGGCGGCGAGTAG
- a CDS encoding radical SAM protein, with protein sequence MTREPKLLFADPKGRVMEHPYLVATLRSGEELVPPQDKPIPLPSDGRLVHLPGRLPVGLHPETGELELVREMKVGGKPFVPSAVGALLPPGYTRTFLPGEVKGEGPVLPQWAYTAAAWGDDGPVAWAIHTDRRSHWDPARYSTPDMKELVTEHLERFPGNRVLKQLKTCALLYRCFTSQNIFYARDEGAIPASVMCNARCVGCISDQPADGPPASHERMDDGPTAEEMGQIGLYHLERAPGRTMVSFGQGCEGEPLTRWKFIAEAIRYMRERTDKGSININTNASLTHGLEALLDAGLDAVRVSLNSASKELYEAYYKPVKYGWEDVEASIALARQRGAYLALNLLLFPGVTDREGEVKALERLVKKYKVDQVQTRSLCIDPLQYLEVARDKGPGGEPVGIRELLQRLKAARPGLVIGNFARGLEERDNAAGRLPSRRAAR encoded by the coding sequence ATGACGCGCGAACCCAAGCTCCTCTTCGCAGACCCCAAGGGCCGGGTGATGGAGCATCCCTACCTCGTGGCCACGCTGCGCAGCGGCGAAGAGCTCGTTCCTCCGCAGGACAAGCCCATTCCTCTGCCGTCCGATGGGCGGCTCGTCCATCTGCCAGGTCGGCTGCCAGTCGGGCTCCATCCGGAGACGGGCGAGCTGGAGCTGGTGCGCGAGATGAAAGTGGGAGGGAAGCCCTTCGTGCCCTCCGCCGTGGGCGCGCTCTTGCCACCGGGCTACACGCGCACGTTCCTTCCGGGCGAGGTGAAGGGGGAGGGGCCCGTGCTGCCGCAGTGGGCGTATACGGCGGCGGCGTGGGGCGATGACGGGCCGGTGGCGTGGGCCATCCACACGGATCGCCGCTCGCATTGGGATCCCGCGCGCTACTCCACGCCGGACATGAAGGAGCTGGTGACGGAGCACCTGGAGCGCTTCCCGGGCAATCGCGTGCTCAAGCAGCTCAAGACGTGCGCGCTGCTGTACCGGTGCTTCACGTCCCAGAACATCTTCTACGCGCGGGACGAGGGCGCCATCCCCGCGTCGGTGATGTGCAACGCGCGCTGCGTGGGCTGCATCTCGGATCAGCCCGCGGATGGTCCGCCCGCGTCGCACGAGCGCATGGATGACGGGCCCACCGCGGAGGAGATGGGCCAGATTGGCCTGTACCACCTGGAGCGCGCGCCGGGCCGGACCATGGTGAGCTTCGGGCAGGGCTGCGAGGGCGAGCCGCTGACGCGCTGGAAGTTCATCGCGGAGGCCATTCGCTACATGCGCGAGCGCACCGACAAGGGCTCCATCAACATCAACACCAACGCCAGCCTCACCCACGGCTTGGAGGCGCTGTTGGACGCGGGCCTCGATGCCGTGCGCGTGTCGCTCAACTCGGCGTCGAAGGAGCTCTACGAGGCCTACTACAAGCCGGTGAAGTACGGCTGGGAGGACGTGGAGGCCTCCATCGCCCTCGCGCGTCAGCGAGGGGCCTACCTGGCGCTGAACCTGTTGCTCTTCCCCGGCGTCACCGACCGCGAGGGCGAGGTGAAGGCGCTGGAGCGGCTGGTGAAGAAGTACAAGGTGGATCAGGTCCAGACGCGCTCGCTGTGCATCGATCCGCTCCAGTATCTGGAGGTCGCGCGGGACAAGGGACCGGGCGGTGAGCCGGTGGGCATCCGCGAGCTGCTCCAGCGGCTGAAGGCTGCTCGGCCGGGGCTCGTCATCGGCAACTTCGCGCGCGGTCTCGAGGAGCGCGACAACGCGGCGGGGAGATTGCCCTCGCGTCGAGCCGCACGTTAG
- the ald gene encoding alanine dehydrogenase, with protein sequence MIVGVPKEIKTREYRVGMVPAGVRALTSAGHTVLVETNAGVGSGIPDSEYQRVGAKIINTADEVWKSAEMIVKVKEPIAPEYERIQPGQIIYTYFHLAGVDPELTKTLVKKKAAAVAYETLQLDDGSLPLLKPMSEVAGKMAIQVGAACLEKAHGGKGILLGGVPGVRRGRVAVIGGGVVGLCAAKVAVGMGAEVTILDVNLERLTYLDDVFLGRAQTLASDSESVARSVREADLVIGGVLIPGGKAPKLVSKELIAEMEPGSVVVDVAVDQGGCIETCKPTTHDNPTFMVSDVVHYCVANMPGAVPQTSTFALTNTTRPYARKIADMGLVAAVKADPALARAMNTYNGHVTYEAVAKDLGYEYVTIADAFAGRK encoded by the coding sequence GTGATCGTCGGAGTTCCCAAGGAGATCAAAACCCGTGAGTACCGCGTGGGCATGGTGCCAGCGGGCGTGCGCGCGCTCACGAGCGCGGGCCACACGGTGCTGGTCGAGACGAACGCGGGAGTGGGCTCGGGCATCCCCGATTCCGAGTACCAGCGCGTGGGTGCGAAGATCATCAACACCGCGGACGAGGTCTGGAAGAGCGCGGAGATGATCGTGAAGGTGAAGGAGCCCATCGCGCCCGAGTACGAGCGCATTCAGCCGGGCCAGATCATCTACACGTACTTCCACCTGGCGGGCGTGGATCCCGAGCTCACCAAGACGCTCGTCAAGAAGAAGGCCGCCGCGGTGGCCTACGAGACGCTGCAGCTCGATGACGGCAGCCTCCCGCTGCTCAAGCCCATGTCCGAGGTGGCCGGCAAGATGGCCATCCAGGTGGGCGCCGCGTGCCTGGAGAAGGCCCACGGTGGCAAGGGCATCCTGCTCGGCGGCGTGCCGGGCGTTCGCCGCGGTCGCGTGGCCGTCATCGGCGGCGGCGTGGTCGGACTCTGCGCCGCCAAGGTCGCGGTGGGCATGGGCGCCGAGGTCACCATCCTCGACGTGAACCTGGAGCGCCTCACCTACCTGGACGACGTGTTCCTCGGCCGCGCCCAGACGCTGGCCTCGGACTCCGAGTCCGTCGCGCGCTCCGTGCGCGAGGCCGACCTCGTCATCGGCGGCGTGCTCATCCCCGGTGGCAAGGCGCCCAAGCTCGTCTCCAAGGAGCTCATCGCGGAGATGGAGCCGGGCTCCGTCGTCGTCGACGTGGCCGTGGATCAGGGCGGCTGCATCGAGACCTGCAAGCCCACCACGCACGACAACCCCACCTTCATGGTGAGCGACGTCGTCCACTACTGCGTCGCCAACATGCCGGGCGCCGTTCCCCAGACGTCCACGTTCGCCCTGACCAACACCACGCGCCCCTACGCCCGGAAGATCGCGGACATGGGCCTGGTGGCGGCCGTCAAGGCGGACCCCGCCCTGGCCCGCGCCATGAACACCTACAACGGCCACGTCACCTACGAGGCGGTCGCCAAGGACCTGGGCTACGAGTACGTGACCATCGCGGACGCGTTCGCCGGCCGGAAGTAA
- a CDS encoding sigma-70 family RNA polymerase sigma factor — translation MLDFRQPNRTKQEFEELALAHLDPLYSAALRLTKNERDAEDLVQDTCMRAYRFFDKFERGTNIKAWLFKILTNTFINRYRRKVKERTVVEGVEREAVHERFVSRDATDFAANPEQYFFDRLLSDDVLRAIDSLPIDFRLVVILADLQEFSYKEIAEILECPVGTVMSRLFRGRKLLQKTLREYAEGQGVFRQEGLPPSIPADMEEYRRRKKTG, via the coding sequence ATGTTGGACTTCAGGCAACCCAACCGGACGAAGCAAGAGTTCGAGGAGCTGGCGCTGGCCCATCTGGACCCGCTCTACTCGGCCGCGCTCCGTCTGACGAAGAATGAGCGGGACGCGGAGGACCTGGTGCAGGACACCTGCATGCGGGCCTACCGCTTCTTCGACAAGTTCGAGCGGGGCACCAACATCAAGGCCTGGCTCTTCAAGATCCTCACCAACACCTTCATCAACCGCTACCGGCGCAAGGTGAAGGAGCGCACGGTGGTGGAAGGCGTGGAGCGCGAGGCTGTCCACGAGCGCTTCGTGAGCCGGGACGCGACGGACTTCGCCGCGAACCCGGAGCAGTACTTCTTTGATCGACTGCTGTCGGACGACGTGTTGCGGGCCATCGACTCGCTGCCCATCGACTTCCGGCTGGTGGTCATCCTCGCGGACCTGCAGGAGTTCTCCTACAAGGAGATCGCCGAGATCCTCGAGTGCCCGGTGGGCACGGTGATGAGCCGGCTGTTCCGCGGGCGGAAGCTGCTCCAGAAGACGCTGCGGGAGTACGCCGAGGGCCAGGGTGTCTTCCGGCAAGAAGGTCTGCCCCCTTCCATCCCAGCCGATATGGAAGAATATCGACGTCGGAAGAAGACTGGGTAG
- a CDS encoding zf-HC2 domain-containing protein: protein MTCQELDRLLYPYLDGEFQPEERLDFEAHLSGCAPCQRRVAEERGMRQMLRRAARHSVPRMQAPASLRSGIQLGLQREQRRAQVGQWLRVGAVALVMVTTGGGWMAFQSGLRQRASVEEAVQRHMRNRPLEFVAGTPEMIEGWFNDKVDHRVTLPHLPRMRPVGARFSTLNGQEVVYVSYETLPDRTTEPQRRVGVFVYPADGRKVKVEEAPTVEMVGLDSSAGYNVVTLRENEITYELVTDMNEADIRRLLRDQEQKASGPPRPAAMSSEATYQPVSLP from the coding sequence ATGACCTGCCAGGAACTGGATCGACTTCTGTACCCGTACCTCGACGGCGAGTTTCAGCCCGAGGAGCGGCTCGACTTCGAAGCGCACCTCTCCGGCTGCGCGCCGTGCCAACGGCGCGTGGCCGAGGAGCGGGGGATGCGGCAGATGCTCCGCCGCGCGGCACGGCACTCCGTGCCGCGGATGCAGGCGCCCGCGTCGCTGCGCTCGGGCATCCAGCTCGGGCTCCAGCGTGAGCAGCGCCGCGCGCAGGTGGGGCAATGGCTGCGCGTGGGCGCGGTGGCCCTGGTGATGGTGACGACGGGCGGCGGGTGGATGGCGTTCCAGTCCGGCCTGCGCCAGCGGGCCTCGGTGGAAGAGGCCGTCCAGCGCCACATGCGCAACCGCCCGCTGGAGTTCGTCGCCGGCACGCCGGAGATGATCGAAGGGTGGTTCAACGACAAGGTCGACCACCGCGTCACCCTGCCCCATCTGCCCCGGATGCGCCCGGTGGGCGCGCGCTTCTCGACGCTCAACGGGCAGGAAGTCGTCTACGTGAGCTACGAGACGCTGCCGGATCGCACCACCGAGCCCCAGCGGCGCGTGGGCGTGTTCGTCTACCCGGCGGATGGGCGCAAGGTGAAGGTCGAAGAGGCGCCCACGGTGGAGATGGTCGGGCTGGACTCGAGCGCGGGATACAACGTCGTCACCCTGCGCGAGAACGAGATCACCTACGAACTCGTCACCGACATGAACGAGGCGGACATCCGCCGGCTCCTGCGCGACCAGGAGCAGAAGGCCTCGGGGCCGCCGCGTCCCGCGGCGATGTCCTCCGAAGCCACGTATCAGCCTGTATCACTGCCGTAG
- a CDS encoding response regulator — MSKRILIVESDATLSASLRQALEGRGFSVTETTDGKGSVELIRRERPELVVLAVDLSAGQNGYLICGKLKKDDELKNVPIVIIGNPDGFAAHSKLKARADEYVAKPVDTHVLVERAGGLIGFPEPPASVDEVVDESLTLDALGEGDEPLTADFGEEIAVEAGEEPTVAGEELDMLDEAFGDISEPVTGTVEEEPVVAPPETESADEELSALDTLGTDDDSALDSLGDLDEDADSEKTVIGFMPTELAPPPAAPPPLPVRAAPEPARAPTPAPARTPVPAAPPTRAATVTPLAPAAPAMSAADAAELRTLRARVAELQGALEDSRAQATQAEDRVRELESELETKSTELETARSSAGKNDKDTFALRDAVNKRDKEILRLKTELNQKDQEIVELKDQHLELEQKASTADGEMSRRDAQIKTLTTKTEQLTTERKRVDQQLAAAKDEARGASAKLTALQTELDQHQAQSQALHGEIEELRGRTGALEADVQAARDEADGLRPQLEAAQQESEAIRGQLEQAQADLEAQGTRAAEEADGLRARIAELEQAAVRSEERVTKLYARIKGDEKLREKTKKALAIAQQLLEEPGSAVGEDGDEAAA, encoded by the coding sequence ATGTCCAAGCGAATCCTGATTGTCGAAAGCGACGCCACGCTCTCTGCCTCCTTGCGCCAGGCCCTGGAGGGCCGCGGCTTCTCGGTGACGGAGACGACGGACGGAAAGGGCAGCGTGGAGCTGATCCGGCGCGAGCGGCCGGAGCTGGTGGTCCTGGCGGTGGACCTGTCCGCGGGCCAGAACGGCTACCTCATCTGCGGCAAGCTGAAGAAGGACGACGAACTCAAGAACGTCCCCATCGTCATCATCGGCAACCCGGATGGCTTCGCGGCGCACAGCAAGCTGAAGGCCCGCGCCGACGAATACGTCGCCAAGCCCGTGGACACCCACGTCCTCGTGGAGCGCGCGGGTGGGCTGATCGGCTTCCCGGAGCCCCCCGCCTCCGTCGACGAGGTCGTGGACGAGAGCCTCACGCTGGACGCGCTCGGCGAGGGCGATGAGCCGCTGACGGCGGACTTCGGCGAGGAGATCGCCGTCGAGGCGGGCGAGGAGCCCACCGTGGCCGGCGAAGAGCTGGACATGCTCGACGAGGCGTTCGGAGACATCTCCGAGCCCGTCACCGGCACCGTCGAAGAAGAGCCGGTGGTCGCACCGCCGGAGACCGAGTCCGCCGATGAGGAGCTGTCCGCGCTGGACACGCTCGGCACGGACGACGACTCCGCCCTCGACTCGCTGGGCGACCTGGACGAGGACGCGGACTCCGAGAAGACGGTGATCGGCTTCATGCCGACGGAGCTGGCCCCGCCGCCCGCCGCGCCGCCTCCCCTCCCCGTTCGCGCCGCCCCCGAGCCGGCCCGCGCTCCGACTCCCGCGCCCGCGCGCACGCCGGTGCCCGCCGCGCCTCCTACCCGCGCCGCCACGGTGACGCCGCTCGCGCCCGCCGCTCCGGCCATGTCCGCCGCGGACGCGGCCGAGCTGCGCACCCTGCGCGCTCGGGTCGCGGAGCTTCAGGGCGCGCTGGAGGACTCACGCGCGCAAGCCACGCAGGCCGAGGATCGCGTGCGCGAGCTGGAGTCCGAGCTCGAGACCAAGTCCACCGAGCTGGAGACCGCGCGCTCCAGCGCGGGGAAGAACGACAAGGACACCTTCGCCCTCCGCGACGCGGTCAACAAGCGCGACAAGGAGATCCTCCGCCTCAAGACGGAGCTGAACCAGAAGGACCAGGAGATCGTCGAGCTGAAGGATCAGCACCTGGAGCTGGAGCAGAAGGCGAGCACCGCCGACGGGGAGATGTCCCGCCGCGACGCGCAGATCAAGACGCTCACCACCAAGACGGAGCAGCTCACCACGGAGCGCAAGCGCGTGGATCAGCAGCTCGCCGCCGCCAAGGACGAGGCCCGGGGCGCGAGCGCGAAGCTGACCGCGCTGCAGACCGAGCTGGATCAGCACCAGGCCCAGAGCCAGGCGCTCCATGGAGAGATTGAGGAGCTGCGCGGGCGCACCGGAGCCCTGGAGGCGGACGTCCAGGCCGCGCGCGACGAGGCCGACGGCCTCCGCCCTCAGCTGGAGGCGGCGCAGCAGGAGTCCGAGGCGATCCGCGGACAGCTCGAGCAGGCCCAGGCGGACCTGGAGGCCCAGGGCACTCGGGCGGCCGAGGAAGCCGATGGCCTCCGCGCTCGCATCGCCGAGCTGGAGCAGGCCGCGGTGCGCAGCGAGGAGCGCGTCACGAAGCTCTACGCGCGCATCAAGGGCGACGAGAAGCTCCGCGAGAAGACCAAGAAGGCCTTGGCCATCGCGCAGCAGTTGTTGGAGGAGCCGGGCTCGGCCGTCGGTGAGGACGGCGACGAGGCCGCGGCCTGA
- a CDS encoding type III pantothenate kinase has translation MLLVIDVGNTNTVLGVYEGKRLLDHWRLETSARRTSDEYGILVRQLFTWRGIDATKVDAVAVSSVVPPLQFSLEKMSERYFKTRPMFVGPGVKTGMPILYDNPREVGADRIVNAVAAYEKHHRGVVVVDFGTATTFDAVTPKGEYLGGAICPGINISMEALFQNASKLPRVEFARPPHVVGRNTVHSMQSGLVFGYVGMVDGICARMEAEMGFPVKVVATGGLAPLVASESKAIQEVDEFLTLEGLRIIYGRNHAS, from the coding sequence CCTGGTCATTGATGTCGGCAACACCAACACCGTCCTGGGCGTGTACGAGGGCAAGCGGCTGCTGGACCACTGGCGCTTGGAGACGAGCGCCCGCCGCACCTCGGACGAGTACGGCATCCTCGTGCGCCAGCTCTTCACCTGGCGGGGCATCGACGCGACCAAGGTGGACGCGGTCGCCGTCTCGAGCGTGGTGCCGCCGCTCCAGTTCAGCCTGGAGAAAATGAGCGAGCGCTACTTCAAGACGCGCCCCATGTTCGTCGGGCCCGGCGTGAAGACAGGGATGCCCATCCTCTACGACAACCCGCGCGAAGTGGGCGCGGACCGCATCGTCAACGCGGTGGCCGCCTACGAGAAGCACCACCGCGGCGTCGTCGTGGTGGACTTCGGCACGGCCACCACCTTCGACGCGGTGACGCCCAAGGGCGAGTACCTGGGCGGCGCCATCTGTCCAGGCATCAACATCTCCATGGAGGCGCTGTTCCAGAACGCCTCCAAGCTGCCGCGGGTGGAGTTCGCCCGTCCGCCCCACGTGGTGGGACGCAACACCGTTCACTCGATGCAGTCCGGACTCGTCTTCGGGTACGTGGGCATGGTGGACGGCATCTGCGCGCGCATGGAAGCCGAGATGGGCTTCCCCGTGAAAGTGGTGGCCACCGGGGGGCTCGCCCCGTTGGTGGCCAGCGAGTCCAAGGCCATCCAGGAGGTCGACGAGTTCCTCACCCTGGAGGGACTGCGCATCATCTACGGAAGGAATCACGCCTCATGA